The Benincasa hispida cultivar B227 chromosome 11, ASM972705v1, whole genome shotgun sequence genome has a segment encoding these proteins:
- the LOC120090620 gene encoding uncharacterized protein LOC120090620: MKAAMSYNPKALDSTAEMVHRAGVDLLRNCDLPPPQKVLRSGMEEKLELLKALRLSQTRAREAERKAAKLMEEKDCISRAFEDEARLMFCYRQSVKLLDLRVSKLQKEEEEEEEEEERDNNGGSEGMKWVWALAICLSVVGVGVLLSYTCNAS, encoded by the coding sequence ATGAAGGCGGCGATGAGCTACAATCCCAAAGCCCTAGATTCGACGGCGGAGATGGTCCACAGAGCCGGGGTTGACCTACTTCGGAATTGCGATCTGCCGCCGCCGCAGAAGGTACTGAGGAGTGGGATGGAGGAGAAATTGGAGCTGTTGAAGGCTCTGAGACTGTCGCAGACGAGGGCGAGAGAAGCGGAGAGAAAGGCGGCGAAATTGATGGAGGAAAAGGATTGTATTAGTAGGGCTTTTGAAGATGAGGCGAGGTTGATGTTCTGTTATCGACAATCGGTCAAATTGCTGGATCTTAGGGTTTCGAAGTTGcagaaagaagaggaagaagaggaagaagaagaagaaagggataACAATGGTGGTAGTGAAGGAATGAAATGGGTTTGGGCTTTGGCTATTTGTTTGAGTGTTGTTGGTGTTGGCGTTCTTTTGAGCTATACATGTAATGCTTCATGA
- the LOC120091582 gene encoding ATP-dependent RNA helicase DEAH12, chloroplastic-like, whose protein sequence is MDSSSSTVFRPPDSSLRCTRPSNVNYLPRSPNGSSTTPGFPLQFRKFSGQQTTPNRAHFVIDLVLDHRGVFKCSIEDLIAKCNSKPDNFIVPQAGSVSAFLYFKQWVSALETMVGLWELRLDGLHDFTPILKPRNNLPSDFEELHDRLRTLFAERIKRLMDGEKVRHWQNKHDLVMDEIDRISDLLRRPLRIAAVFELKEKKKGLLIEKKSITMKIEEFNSAMRDILDYVEGKKLETSGSDDVGVFTFDETINWNRIHSLILRECRRLEDGLPMYSCRQEILRQMQCQQVMVLVGETGSGKSTQLVQFLADFGLSASKSIVCTQPRKISAVSLAHRVREESHGCYDDDDYISCYPSFSSAQQFKSKIIYMTDHCLLQHYMNDKKLSDVSCIIIDEAHERSLNTDLLLALLKSLLMVRIDLHLIIMSATANADQLSKYFFGCGIFHVPGRNFPVDIKYVPSSDEGTSGSSIVASYVTDVVRMASEIHWQEKGGTILAFLTSQMEVEWACENFHAPGTVPLAFHGKLSFDEQFRVFQDHPGKRKVIFATNLAETSLTIPGVKYVIDPGWVKDSKFEPGSGMNILKVCRTSQSSANQRAGRAGRTEPGRCYRLYTESEFELMSPNHEPEIRKVHLGVAILRILALGVKNVDDFDFVDAPSAEAVEMAIRNLVQLGAITLNNKVYELTNEGRNLVKLGIEPRLGKLILSCFDCRVRREGVVLAILMTNASSIFCRVGRVEDKLKSDCQKVQFCHPDGDLFTLLSVYKQYEALPKERKNKWCWENSINAKTMRRCQDAILDLERCLKQELHIIIPSYWLWSPLKPSDHDRNLKKCILASLAENVAMFTGYDRLGYEVALTGQHVQLHPSCSLLIFSERPKWVVFGEILSITNEYLVCVTAFDVDDLLNLSPPPLFDISNMEKHRLEGRVLSGFGKTLLKRVCGKSNSNLLSLTSHVQKVFSDNCIGIEVNINQNEIILFSRTENMDNVCHFVNDILEYERKYLLNECMEKCLYHGNGGSTPIALLGAGAKIRHLELDKRYLTVYAYRSNVDTIDDKEFFMSLEKFVSGTVCGIQKVSSSGQDVDDKERGHRITFLTPDAAEKASKLDSDSFCGSLVKIMPSQLTAGCDNKLFTFPPVKAKVFWPRRLSKGFAVVKCNIDDIGFILNDFSHLVIGDRFLRSEPSVKYNNCVTISGIDKELSEADILNVLRSATDRKILDLFLVRENAVDNPPVNSCEEALLKEISPFMPKSNPHVKCCHVQVFPPQPKDFYMKAAITFDGRLHLEAAKALEFLEGKALPVCLPWQKIKCQQLFHSTLSCTIPIYRVIKHQLNSVLESFRRIDGVECTLSQNVNGSYRVKLSANATKTLAELRRPVEELLRGKIIDHASLTPTVLQHLASRDGFDLINFLQRENGVYILFDRQRLSLRIFGAPDKIAEAEQKLIQSLQTIHESKQLEIHLRGKSWPPNLLKAVVEKFGPDLNGLKQKFPGAGFTLNTRLHILYVHGSKDLKQEVETIIFELAKMSGGSVERADDADACPICLCDIEDDRFELEACGHHFCRQCLVEQFESAIKNQGRFPVCCAKQKCGSPILLADMRTLLSSEKLEELFRASLGAFVASSNGAYRFCPSPDCPSVYRVASSDMSGGLFICGACYSETCNRCHLEYHPFLSCEQYRVFKEDPDSSLNEWRKDRENVKNCPVCGYTIEKMDGCNHVECKCGRHICWVCLEFFGSSDECYTHLRSIHMTIV, encoded by the exons AtggattcttcttcttccaccgtCTTCCGCCCACCGGATTCTTCCCTCAGATGTACTCGACCTTCCAACGTAAACTACTTGCCGCGTTCACCCAATGGCTCCTCCACCACCCCTGGCTTTCCTCTTCAATTTCGGAAGTTTTCCGGACAACAAACCACCCCAAACCGCGCGCATTTTGTTATTGACCTTGTCTTGGACCACCGTGGTGTTTTCAAATGTTCTATTGAGGATTTAATCGCTAAATGCAACTCCAAGCCGGATAATTTTATTGTCCCCCAGGCTGGTTCTGTTTCTGCGTTTTTGTATTTCAAGCAGTGGGTTTCTGCACTCGAGACTATGGTTGGGCTGTGGGAATTGCGCCTTGATGGCCTTCATGATTTCACTCCTATTCTCAAACCTAGGAATAATTTGCCCTCTGATTTTGAGGAACTCCATGATCGACTTCGGACCCTCTTTGCTGAACGTATCAAGCGTCTCATGGATGGCGAGAAGGTTCGACATTGGCAAAACAAACACGATCTTGTTATGGATGAGATCGATAGAATTTCGGATTTGCTTCGGAGGCCCCTTCGTATCGCCGCTGTGTTTGAactcaaagaaaagaagaaggggCTTCTTATCGAGAAGAAATCAATTACGATGAAGATCGAAGAGTTTAACTCTGCTATGCGTGACATTCTGGATTATGTGGAAGGAAAGAAACTGGAAACATCAGGTTCCGACGACGTGGGGGTTTTTACATTTGATGAGACAATTAACTGGAACCGGATTCATAGCTTGATTTTGAGAGAATGCCGCAGACTCGAGGATGGTTTGCCCATGTATTCCTGCCGCCAGGAAATCCTTCGGCAAATGCAGTGTCAACAg GTAATGGTGTTGGTTGGAGAGACAGGGTCAGGAAAGAGCACACAGTTGGTTCAGTTTCTTGCTGATTTTGGACTTTCTGCTTCTAAGTCAATTGTGTGTACACAGCCTCGCAAGATATCTGCTGTTTCCCTTGCCCATCGGGTGAGGGAAGAAAGTCATGGGTGttatgatgatgatgattatATAAGCTGTTATCCATCATTTTCATCTGCTCAACAGTTCAAATCTAAGATAATATACATGACGGACCATTGTTTACTGCAGCACTACATGAATGATAAGAAGCTTTCTGATGTTTCCTGTATTATAATTGATGAGGCTCACGAAAGAAGTTTGAATACTGATCTCCTTCTGGCATTACTCAAGAGTTTACTCATGGTGAGAATTGACTTGCATCTTATTATTATGTCTGCAACAGCCAATGCAGACCAACTATCAAAGTACTTTTTTGGATGTGGCATCTTTCATGTTCCAGGGAGGAACTTTCCTGTTGATATTAAATATGTTCCTTCTTCCGATGAAGGCACTTCAGGTTCTAGCATTGTTGCTTCATATGTTACTGATGTTGTAAGAATGGCGTCTGAGATTCACTGGCAAGAAAAAGGAGGGACTATTCTTGCATTTTTGACTTCTCAGATGGAAGTAGAATGGGCATGTGAAAATTTTCATGCTCCTGGTACAGTCCCCTTGGCATTTCATGGTAAGCTATCCTTTGATGAACAATTTCGTGTTTTCCAGGACCATCCTGGAAAGAGAAAGGTTATTTTTGCCACAAATCTTGCAGAGACATCATTGACAATTCCTGGGGTCAAGTATGTTATAGATCCTGGTTGGGTCAAAGATAGCAAATTCGAACCTGGAAGTGGTATGAATATTCTTAAGGTCTGCAGAACCAGTCAGAGTTCTGCAAATCAACGAGCTGGTCGTGCAGGTAGAACAGAACCTGGAAGATGTTATAGACTGTACACAGAGTCTGAGTTTGAGCTAATGTCTCCTAATCATGAACCTGAGATTCGTAAGGTTCATCTGGGTGTTGCAATATTGAGAATTCTTGCCTTGGGTGTGAAGAATGTGGATGATTTTGACTTTGTGGATGCTCCCAGTGCTGAAGCTGTTGAAATGGCCATCAGAAATCTCGTCCAGTTGGGAGCTATTACACTGAATAACAAGGTTTATGAATTAACAAATGAAGGCCGCAATTTAGTAAAGTTAGGTATTGAGCCACGCCTTGGCAAGTTGATTCTTAGTTGCTTTGATTGTCGTGTTCGTAGAGAGGGTGTTGTACTTGCTATTTTAATGACGAATGCTAGTAGTATATTTTGCCGAGTTGGTAGAGTCGAAGATAAATTAAAATCTGATTGCCAGAAAGTTCAATTTTGCCACCCTGATGGTGACCTTTTCACTCTGCTTTCAGTTTATAAACAATATGAAGCTTTGCCAAAGGAGAGGAAAAACAAATGGTGTTGGGAGAACAGCATTAATGCCAAAACTATGAGAAGATGCCAAGATGCTATCTTGGATTTGGAACGTTGTCTCAAACAAGAACTTCACATTATCATTCCAAGTTATTGGCTTTGGAGTCCGCTAAAGCCTTCAGACCATGACAGAAATCTTAAGAAGTGTATACTTGCTTCTCTTGCTGAGAATGTGGCCATGTTCACTGGTTATGATCGACTGGGTTATGAAGTGGCGTTGACTGGACAACATGTTCAGCTACATCCTTCATGTTCTTTGCTAATATTTAGTGAGAGGCCCAAATGGGTGGTGTTCGGTGAAATTTTGTCAATAACTAATGAATATTTGGTCTGTGTAACTGCTTTTGACGTAGATGATTTGTTGAACCTTTCCCCTCCTCCTTTGTTTGACATATCTAATATGGAGAAACATAGGCTTGAAGGACGAGTTCTTAGCGGCTTTGGCAAAACTCTACTTAAAAGAGTTTGTGGGAAAAGCAACAGTAATCTTCTTTCTCTTACATCACATGTTCAAAAAGTTTTCAGTGATAACTGCATAGGCATTGAAGTGAATATCAATCAGAATGAGATTATTTTGTTTTCGAGAACAGAGAACATGGATAATGTGTGTCATTTTGTAAATGATATATTGGAGTATGAAAGGAAGTATTTGTTGAATGAGTGCATGGAGAAATGCTTGTATCATGGAAATGGTGGCTCGACTCCCATAGCTTTGTTGGGTGCTGGTGCTAAAATAAGACATCTGGAGCTTGATAAGAGATATTTGACTGTTTATGCATATCGTTCGAATGTGGACACCATTGATGATAAGGAGTTTTTTATGTCTCTTGAGAAATTTGTATCTGGTACAGTTTGTGGTATTCAAAAAGTTTCAAGTTCTGGACAGGATGTCGATGACAAAGAAAGAGGACATAGAATAACATTTCTTACTCCTGATGCAGCTGAAAAAGCTTCTAAGCTTGATAGTGATTCTTTTTGTGGATCCTTGGTGAAGATAATGCCTTCGCAGCTAACTGCTGGATGTGATAATAAACTGTTCACTTTTCCTCCTGTCAAAGCTAAAGTCTTTTGGCCTCGTAGGTTGAGCAAAGGATTTGCAGTTGTTAAATGTAACATTGATGATATTGGATTCATTCTTAATGATTTCTCTCACCTAGTGATTGGGGATAGGTTCTTACGTTCTGAACCGAGCGTAAAGTACAATAACTGTGTTACTATTAGTGGAATTGACAAAGAGCTGTCTGAAGCTGATATTTTAAATGTTCTGAGGTCTGCAACAGACAGGAAAATTTTGGATCTTTTTCTGGTTCGGGAAAATGCTGTTGACAACCCTCCAGTTAATTCTTGTGAAGAAGCTCTGCTGAAAGAAATTTCTCCTTTTATGCCTAAATCAAACCCTCACGTCAAATGTTGTCATGTTCAAGTTTTTCCACCTCAACCCAAGGATTTTTACATGAAAGCTGCGATAACTTTTGATGGAAGATTGCACTTGGAGGCAGCAAAAGCTTTGGAGTTTTTGGAAGGAAAAGCACTGCCTGTATGTCTTCCATGGCAGAAAATAAAGTGCCAGCAGTTATTTCATAGCACTTTATCCTGCACCATCCCCATATATAGAGTGATAAAACATCAACTGAATTCCGTACTTGAAAGCTTCAGGAGGATAGATG GTGTggaatgcactctttctcaaaaCGTCAATGGTTCTTACCGAGTGAAGCTATCTGCCAATGCTACAAAAACACTAGCTGAGCTGAGACGACCGGTGGAAGAGCTTCTGAGAGGGAAGATTATAGATCATGCTAGCCTGACTCCAACTGTTCTGCAGCACCTGGCCTCTAGAGATGGTTTTgatctaataaattttttacaGCGGGAAAATGGAGTCTACATTCTCTTTGACAGGCAGAGACTTAGTCTACGGATTTTTGGTGCTCCTGATAAGATAGCTGAAGCTGAGCAGAAGTTGATTCAATCTCTCCAGACCATTCATGAAAGCAAACAGCTCGAGATTCACCTTCGAGGCAAATCTTGGCCTCCCAACCTCTTGAAGGCAGTGGTTGAGAAGTTCGGTCCGGATCTCAATGGCCTTAAACAAAAGTTTCCGGGGGCtggatttacattaaatactcGGCTTCATATTTTATATGTGCACGGTAGTAAGGACTTGAAGCAGGAAGTTGAAACTATCATTTTTGAGCTTGCAAAAATGAGTGGTGGTTCAGTTGAGAGGGCAGACGATGCAGATGCTTGTCCAATTTGCTTATGTGACATCGAAGACGACAGGTTTGAGCTTGAGGCTTGCGGACACCATTTTTGCCGACAATGCCTTGTGGAGCAGTTTGAGTCCGCCATAAAAAACCAGGGAAGATTCCCAGTATGTTGTGCCAAACAGAAATGTGGTTCTCCTATTTTACTTGCAGATATGAGAACTCTGTTGTCGAGCGAGAAGTTGGAGGAACTGTTCCGAGCTTCACTGGGAGCTTTTGTTGCTTCTAGCAACGGTGCCTATAGGTTTTGCCCATCTCCTGACTGCCCCTCTGTTTACCGAGTGGCCAGCTCTGATATGTCTGGAGGGTTATTCATTTGTGGAGCATGCTACTCAGAAACTTGTAATAGGTGCCATTTGGAGTACCATCCTTTCCTGTCGTGCGAACAGTACCGGGTGTTTAAGGAAGACCCAGATTCGTCACTGAACGAGTGGCGGAAAGATAGAGAGAATGTCAAGAACTGCCCGGTGTGCGGGTACACGATCGAGAAGATGGATGGGTGCAACCACGTTGAATGCAAGTGTGGAAGACATATATGTTGGGTGTGTTTGGAGTTTTTTGGTAGCAGCGATGAATGTTATACCCACTTGAGGAGCATTCATATGACCATCGTTTGA